Genomic window (Muntiacus reevesi chromosome 6, mMunRee1.1, whole genome shotgun sequence):
AGAGAAAAGACAATGTCCACTACGTTCGCTGATAAATTTTCGGGACATTGTCTGAAAAACAACTGTTATTATACAATATTGCTAAATTTCCAGTCTTTTGATTTAAATAAGTTGAactattttcagtgttttttaatttttttttattttcagtgttttaaaagcaattatatttGTCTTTAGCGAGCTTATCAGTTTAGAAGTAAActttatataccaataaaataaacttttatttcacatttttatttgttttattattttcatgcacaaatatttaattcttatGTAGTTAAATTTAACAGTCTTTCAGTATTCTGGGATCTGTATTTCTTTACAAAAGCCCACATACATATTCAGAggtaacttaaaaagaaaaacaatttcatttgttcattattGTATTTAAATCCATTTGAACCacttagaatttattttaaagcatgCCATATAGAACCAGGGTTATGGGTTTTTCAGATATTTTgtgaattcaataaatatttctaaaataaagggaaatgagggagaaagagagacagatcaACGGAGGGAATGAGAGGGAAGTAGATGGATGGaggcagggaagaaaaaagagagaagaaccagctTAGGGCAAAACTTCTCCTCCCTCTGGGTTAGGGCCAGGAGTGCCATATTTGGAGGTAAAAGAACAAGAGGTTAGAATGACTAGTGATATTAATAAGGGTCAGAGACTgttagagaaggaaagaaagcatcGTCCACAACTGTATCTACATATGACGAGCCTGACACCCAGAGAGACTGAGgaactggttcagttcagttcagtcgctcagtcgtgtctgattctttgcaaccccatggactgcagtatgccaggcctccctgtccattaccaactccaggagtttactcaagttcatttccattgagttggtgatgccatctaaccatctcatcctctgtcattcccttctcctcccaccttcaatctttcccagcatcagggtcttttccagtgagtcagttcctcgcatcaggtggccaaagtattggagtttcagcttcaacatcagtcctttcaatgaatattcaagactgatttcctttagaattgatgggttggatctccttgcagtccaagggactctcaagagtctttcccacaccacagttcaaaagcatcaattcttcggtgctcagctttctttatagtccaactctcacatccacacatgactaatagaaaaaagcatagctttgactagatggacctttgttggcaagctAGAAGAACTGGTTAAGGTCACACAAAAATTTACTAGCTGAGTTAGACTGAATGACCATGGACTCCTGGGTGCTGGATCAGCCTTCTACAGGGTAGAAGGAGCTGCTTTCAGCAGGAAGTGATGCACTGGGGAGGGGCTGACCAGAAGGACCTCTAAGGATCTTACCACCTCTAAGATTCTAAGACTCAAAAATATACTTTTGAAGATCTATCCACAAAGGTTTCATAATCAAAGACAGGTGCTTTGAGTTGAATAAACTACAGATAGGTACaaagtaggtgttcagtaaatatcaAATCAATGAATGTGGATTGCATTTGCCCATAACAATAATTATTAGTCCTTGAGCTTAAGTGTGTGGCTGTAACAAACTTAGTGTCTATGATAGCTGAAGGGGTGCCAAGGGAAGTTAGCCTCATAGGAGCTGGGGGAGCAGGCAAAATTCACAGCTGGTCACCCTGAAGCTTCAGGCTCTCATTCAACCAATAGCATCGTTCAGATGGCCAAGGAGGCCGGTGGACAGGAAGGGCTGGGGAAGGACCTCTTCCACTTCCTTCACTCACTGGTCCCAACTTATTAACATCTGCCACATTTTCCCTATGTTCAGGGTAGACCTATAGTAGGGCTTTGCACgcaattttccttgattctgaAAACAACTTCATGGGGGAGGTACTCTTATCCCCACTTTACTCATTAAGAAAGACTAAAGTGTCCTTATTCAGCGAACCCATAGTGAACAAGTACTATGCAAATGCCAGACTCCAAAACTAGACCTGCTTTCAACACtcacccccaaacacacacacacacacacacacacacacacacaccccacacccatTATTTATGTGCTTCTGGAGACCTAGGACGGACCTCCCTGCCTCTGGGTGTTAGTTTGAGCACATCAGCTGTATTATACAAACCCCCAGGGGCTTGTTGCTTTCCTTGTCATTCCTACAAAGAGCACCCACTGAAATCTAGTTTCCCatccagtccagttcagttctgAAACTCAGAAGGCCTCCTAAGATTAGAACAGGGTAAACAGAACCAGGTACACTCATCCTCTGAAACAAGGGACAGCAAGAGAACTGTTTTCATGTGGTTTCCCCCATAGAACTCATTCTGTCTTTCCAGTCCTACATCAACCACAATGCTGCCCTATGTTATTGTTTAGAAACAATGAGTATTAAATCACAGACTCAACATAAGTCTTGGACACATTTTAGCTGTGTGGGTCACTTGTCCCATCCTTAAGGGTCTCATATCTCCGTGTCAGACTCTGGGTACCACAGGTAGGAGGCTCCACTGGTGGGCATTCTAAGAATCTCTCACTGAACTTAGGAACTAAGACTCATCACAGGGTCTAGGGATTGAATGAACAAGGAACAGTGCACAAAAAGGATTGGGTTTAGATTCAGTCATAGCAGCTGTCAGAAGCTGGAAAAACCAAGGCGCCTTCAGAGAGAGGCGCAGTTCCAGCAACCTCCTGATTTTAGCCTCCTTaggcctggagagggaaatggcaacccactccagtattcttgcctggagaaccccatggagggaggagcccggtaggctgtagtccatggggtcgcaaagagtcggacaatactgagtgacttcacttcacttcacttcaggcctgtgagggcttccctggtgacccaatggtaaagaatctacctgccatgcaggagactcagattcgatccctgggtcaggaagatcccctggaggaggaaatgacaacccactccagcattcttgctgggaaatcccatggacagaggagcctggcgggctacagtccatgaagtcacaagagtcggacttgacATCAGTTAAGCAGCAACGACAACAAAGACCTGTTTGATAAATGTAGACATACAGAGTCTTTAAGATAATGAATTTATAGTGTCTAAGCCACCAAATGTCTAGCAATTTGCTACAGAAGCAATAGAAAATACAGCCACGGGGCCTACACAAGCCCAGCAGTGCACTTGCCTATCAGTTCTCAAGTTCTGCTTTGACTGGCCATCCTGTCTGTCCTCCTGAGCTCCTACCAGCAATGCACTCCTTTCTGCTATCATCCCCCCCATTTCTGTCCAGAATCatctaaaaatcttttttattatcAATAGCTCTGtcttaaaaattcagttctgGATTCAAATCCTCCAGAAAGGTCATCTGGGAAACTCCTTTCAGCCCTTGTGGTTCTTTAACTCAGAACCACTGGGCACCGTCCTGGTTGGAAAGCTTTTGCTTGCTGTCTCTTTGTCATCATGTCTGTCTGGGTGGGGTTGGCAGGGGTCGGCTAAGTCTGGTTGTGTACATGAAGTCTGAACTTCTCCGAGATGAAGGACGGTGACTCAGAGTTTACAGGGAGCTGGGTCCACTACCACCTTGCCTTCGCTCACCCCCCAGGTGTGCATGTTCCCACAGGACTCAGACCAGCCCTCTTCAGTCTGGGCAGCTCCCAAGACGTGTCTGTCAGGGGCTCTGCCTTTGAGAGGAACGTTTCTCCTCTTAAGCTTACACCTCCAattccccacctccccagatgacatttggaaaattcagacaAGAGGGTGCTATGATCCAGGGTCTCCATTCCCCGTCTCCCCAGTCTCTGAACCTTGGATCTGGGGGGTGCAAATTCTCCAAATGGCAACTCTGGATTGAACCCTAGCCAGGCATCCAGTCTGCCACAATGTTAGTCCAGCCAGGGAAATTCCTCTGTGCTTTTTCCACGAACTCATTTTTCCCCCACAGTCCTGGGAGGAAGGTAAGGGCCAGGAACCAATCCTAAGCCATTGTCTTCTTAGAGGTATCTtggtctctctccctttcctcatTCAGAGCTCTTTCTCAGATGTTACTTCCTCCGAGCAGCAAGCCTCTCATTAATCTGAGGAGTAACACCAGTGTCTCTTCATCCCCAGAGGGCCCCATGCTTTCTCATCATCCCCACAGAGGACAGTTTGCTGGAGTCTGGGTTCCCATCCAGGATAAGCTCAGCTGTAAACCACATCAAAAAGCCAGGGGCAAGAGAAAGCCCCAAGAACACTCATCTTTGGGGAAAAAGATACAGTGTTTTCCTCTGGTCTCAAGAAAGCCTTCTTTCCCACTTCAGGCCCCACATCAGTGCTGCTGTACTGGGTTCTGTGGTGACACAGGTAAGCCTTTAACTAGGTAAGCCTTTAACTAGGTAAGCCTTTAACTAGGAAATTCACGTAAGGGTTAGAGATGTTGCAGCTTGTGGAGCCGCTCACCCCACAGGACACCCCCATTCCAGCTGTGCACAAGCCCCTGCCAGCTGCAGCCCACTAATCCAGGGTGATAGACTGCAGATCACACCTCAATCATGTCACAAACTGGACCCAATAGGCAGGAGTCTCTAGACATGGATTTCTCCACAAGAGCAGCTCAAAAAGAAGACCTAGTGCTTAGAGGCTAAAGTGAGTGACTTGGGTTTGCTTGGGGGTCAGGCTTCCAGAGAGCGCAGACATGGGACTTGGTTTGAATTGATCAGTGCTGGGTATAAATCTGAGCCCTACTGTTAAGGcttgctgggcttccccagtggctcagcaataaagaatctgcctgcaatgcaggagacacagaagaagcaggttccatctctgggaagataccctggaagaggacatggcagcccattccagtattcttgcctggagaataccaaggacagaggagcctggcgggttacagtccatggggtcacaaagagctggacacaactgagcatacactcgCACACAAGGTTTGCCAGTGAGTACAAGGCTGACGGAGGGACAGCCCTTCTTCTTTAAATTGGAATGCCATGGCTGGTGGCCAGGACACAGCTTCAGATGCAGCTTTTATGGGGCCAGAGAGAAGGCCAGAGTTATGTCTACACACATCTTGAATCTTTCCACTTCTGATCATTTGTACtgcaaaatttattttccttgaaaactgaagatttttaaaaaaatatccttttaGTGAACTGAAGTTCTAAAGGACAGCATAAAGCTTGGAAATTTCACACACCCCTACTACACACACCTTCACACACATATTGACTCTAAAGAATCATAGGTCCAAGAAAATTTAAGTTCATTGGCATCATATGATGACAATGACTACAATGACAATGACTAATTTCTGAGCCCCTGGTCCATGCCCATCACTGTAACTAAGCAAATGACTCATTTAATCTCTGTCTTAGCTCACAAAGctagtactattattatcttcattttatatctgagtaagctgagcgctgaagaattgatgcttttgaattgtggtattggagaagactcttgagagtctcttggactgcaaggagatccaaccactccatcctaaaggaaatcagtcctgaatattcattggaaggactgatgctgaagctgaaacttcaatattttgaccacctgatgtgaagaactgattcatttgaaaagaccctgatgctgggaaagattgagggcaggaggagaaggggacgacagaggatgagatggttggatggcatcacagactcaatagacatgggtttgggtaaactgctggagatggtgatggacagggagtcctggcgtgctgccagttcatggggtcgcaaagagttggacacgactgagcaactgaactgaactgaactgaggctgagGCTAAAAGAGGAAAGTAGTAGAGAGCAGCAGATTTATGTTCGACAAACATCAGATCAGAATCCAACCTAGGTCCAGAGCTTACGCTCCAAACCACTCGGGTTAAGTGGGCAGAGTCGGGATGTGGGCAAGGCGTGGGGATGTCTGGGGGATGTCCCCCTGGATACGGCCCCATCAGAGCAGTGCCCACCACTGGCTAGAATGCTGATGCCCTTCCAGTCCCTATCTAGTTCCAGGCTGGTCTCTGTGCCCTCCTGTGTTCCTTCTGCTCCCCGCCTTTGGATACATACACCAGGGGGTCCTCCCCAAAGGATGCTAATTTCCTGGCTTGAAACTCTGGCTTCCCATTCATTTCATGATCATAACTGGAGAAATGTGAGTGATGGAGGTTCCTCACCAGGGTGACAGCCCAGAAAGACACAAAGGGAGCTTTAAGAGGGCTCTCAGACTCTCTGGGTCATGACACAGACCCCCAGCATCGCCCTACACTCTGGGTATCCGATTGACTGACACAAATTCTCTCTTTCCATGTTCCCTCCTCTCcctgtctttttctgtttccctctcaCCTATTGGGTATTCCTACTCCTCCATTCCTGTTTCATTCCATTCTTGCCCTCTCTCTAAATGTCTGTTGCTGTGTTGTCTTTCCTCCTCCGCTCCtgtctgctttcctctctccttatCAGTAGATTTCCATGTTTTTCTTCTATGATTCCCTGTTTCTCAATGATTCTCATAgtcccatttttttctcttgtctttatCTCTCCTTCTGTGAACCCATGACCACCTACCAGCCTCTCTTCCTCCGCCTCCAGCCTTGTCTCACGGTCATTggttctctctgtctgtctctctctgtctctccatctctgtctctggTTGCCTTTCCCCTCAAGCTCCCAGGCCTGGCACCATGGCAAATCTGAGCCACCCTTCTGAATTTATCCTCTTGGGATTCTCCCCTCTTGGTGAACTGCAGATCCTGCTCTACGGGCCCTTCCTTGTGCTTTATCTTCTCGCCTTCATAGGAAACACAGTCATCATCATCACGATCTTCGTCGACACCCACCTCCACACAcctatgtacttcttcctggGCAACTTTTCCCTGCTGGAGATCCTGGTGACCATGACTGCCGTGCCCAGGATGCTCTCTGACCTTCTGGCCCCCCACAAGGTCATCTCCTTCACCGGTTGCATGGTCCAGTTCTACTTCTACTTCTCCCTGGGCTCCACCTCCTTCCTCATCCTGTCCGACATGGCCCTGGACCGctttgtggccatctgccaccccctgcACTACGGCACTTTGATGAGCGGGGCTGTGTGTGCCCAGCTAGCAGGGGCTGCCTGGGCAACTCCTTTCCTGGCCATGGTGCCCACTGTCTTCTCCCGGGTTCATCTCAATTACTGCCACGGCAACGTCATtaaccacttcttctgtgacaacGCCCCTCTGCTGCAGCTGTCCTGCTCAGACACCAGGCTGCTGGGATCCTGGGACCTTGTGATGGCCCTGGCCTTTGTCCTCAGCTCCTTCCTGGTGACCCTCGTCTCCTATGGTTACA
Coding sequences:
- the OR6V1 gene encoding olfactory receptor 6V1, with the protein product MANLSHPSEFILLGFSPLGELQILLYGPFLVLYLLAFIGNTVIIITIFVDTHLHTPMYFFLGNFSLLEILVTMTAVPRMLSDLLAPHKVISFTGCMVQFYFYFSLGSTSFLILSDMALDRFVAICHPLHYGTLMSGAVCAQLAGAAWATPFLAMVPTVFSRVHLNYCHGNVINHFFCDNAPLLQLSCSDTRLLGSWDLVMALAFVLSSFLVTLVSYGYIVSTVLRLPSASGRQKAFSTCGSHLTLVFTGYSSTIFLYVRPGKAHSAEVNKTVALVTSVLTPFLNPFILTLRNETFKAVLRGQMQRLKGLLQVS